The proteins below are encoded in one region of Triticum aestivum cultivar Chinese Spring chromosome 1B, IWGSC CS RefSeq v2.1, whole genome shotgun sequence:
- the LOC123091031 gene encoding zinc finger MYM-type protein 1 isoform X2, protein MKKSMDLKTLWDRASKKSKIASTSTTKPAPIGVESRSRNQGSPSPSDGLQVVPEDDESGDDESIASNAKQLQAEAEALYLSRLKTSVQCLRFILQQGLPVHGHLENEGNAGNFLELVDWLAESVEEVKRVGLKDAPRSSELLDQKAQEQLINACAEETTRLIIEDLGDGYFAVLVYESRDVEQQEQLALCLRYVGTKGMAVERFLGIVGVEDTTPLTIKTTIQNLLTAHSLSFSRVRGLGYDGACAMKGYHNALKKIIVDEFPSAYYVNCFAHQLQIRMLGVAQAEYIIETFELEETEAEYGLDRESLGTPCDTPRGSRYENVMHVISLYPAIWEILCTTGDKHNGIKSLQAQQVSYAFETFEFVFIAHLLQTIFEYTDDLCSALQKRDQDIVNAINLVSMTKKRLQLLREDGEWESFLQKVTSFCVKHDIELVDMDGSYDPIGRSPKFYEKATNLHYYHVDMFLDVIDSQVRELDGMFDEVNMELLICMAAFNPADSFAAYEEEKQVKLAHFYPEDFSQSELLHLPFQLSNFVDDLRLDERFREVKTLAELSIKLVETRKDRVYNIVYRLLRLVLILPVATGSDERDLSSVNYVNNKAVNKLSEQCANDCLVTCLERETFEQVKDDAIISRFRAVNNR, encoded by the exons ATGAAGAAGAGCATGGATTTGAAAACGTTGTGGGATAGAGCTTCCAAGAAAAGCAAGATTGCCTCCACCTCGACGACAAAACCCGCACCGATTGGAGTTGAAAGCCGGTCTCGGAACCAAGGCAGCCCTTCCCCATCAGATGGGCTGCAGGTGGTACCGGAGGATGATGAATCTGGTGACGACGAGTCCATTGCTTCAAATGCTAAGCAGTTGCAGGCCGAGGCTGAGGCTCTATATCTGTCCCGTTTGAAAACTTCAGTCCAGTGCCTGAGGTTCATCTTGCAGCAAGGCTTGCCAGTCCATGGACATCTTGAAAATGAAGGTAATGCAGGGAATTTTCTTGAGCTTGTGGATTGGCTGGCAGAGAGTGTTGAAGAAGTTAAAAGGGTGGGTCTGAAGGATGCTCCAAGAAGCAGCGAGCTGTTGGACCAAAAGGCACAGGAGCAACTCATCAACGCTTGTGCCGAAGAAACTACTAGGCTCATCATTGAAGACCTTGGTGATGGTTATTTCGCGGTGCTTGTTTATGAATCTCGCGATGTGGAACAACAGGAACAATTGGCCCTTTGCCTGCGTTATGTTGGTACAAAAGGAATGGCCGTGGAAAGGTTCCTCGGCATCGTCGGAGTTGAAGACACTACCCCTTTGACAATTAAAACAACAATTCAGAATCTTCTTACGGCACACTCTTTGAGCTTTTCTAGGGTCCGTGGGCTGGGATATGATGGTGCTTGTGCCATGAAGGGTTATCATAATGCTTTGAAGAAAATAATTGTGGACGAGTTCCCTTCTGCTTATTATGTCAATTGCTTTGCCCATCAACTTCAG ATACGAATGCTTGGAGTAGCTCAAGCTGAGTATATCATCGAAACATTTGAACTGGAAGAAACTGAAGCTGAATATGGTCTTGATCGAGAGAGCCTGGGAACGCCCTGTGACACTCCTCGGGGATCCCGCTATGAAAATGTGATGCATGTTATCTCTTTATATCCTGCAATTTGGGAAATTCTCTGTACGACTGGGGATAAGCATAATGGCATAAAATCACTACAGGCTCAACAGGTGTCTTATGCATTCGAGACATTTGAGTTTGTCTTTATAGCGCACTTGCTGCAAACTATATTTGAGTATACAGATGACTTATGCAGTGCTTTGCAAAAGAGGGATCAAGATATTGTTAATGCTATCAATCTTGTTAGCATGACAAAGAAACGGTTGCAGTTACTGCGGGAAGATGGTGAGTGGGAAAGTTTTCTTCAGAAGGTCACCTCTTTTTGTGTGAAACATGACATCGAACTTGTGGACATGGATGGTTCGTATGACCCGATCGGGAGATCTCCAAAGTTCTACGAAAAGGCCACGAATCTTCATTACTACCACGTTGACATGTTTTTGGATGTCATTGATAGTCAAGTTCGAGAACTTGATGGCATGTTTGATGAGGTCAACATGGAGTTACTGATTTGCATGGCAGCATTCAATCCCGCCGACTCGTTTGCTGCTTATGAGGAGGAAAAGCAGGTTAAGCTTGCCCACTTTTATCCCGAGGATTTTTCACAGTCTGAGTTGTTGCATCTTCCCTTCCAACTTTCAAACTTCGTTGATGATCTGCGTCTAGACGAAAGGTTTAGAGAAGTGAAGACTCTTGCGGAGCTTTCTATCAAGCTTGTCGAAACAAGGAAGGACCGTGTTTACAATATTGTGTACAGGCTTCTCAGGTTGGTGCTGATCCTTCCTGTAGCAACCGGCAGTGATGAGAGGGACCTATCTTCAGTGAATTACGTGAACAATAAGGCGGTGAACAAGCTATCGGAGCAATGCGCGAATGATTGCCTGGTTACATGTCTTGAGCGTGAAACCTTTGAGCAGGTGAAGGACGATGCCATCATATCTCGCTTCCGAGCTGTGAATAACCGCTAG
- the LOC123091031 gene encoding zinc finger MYM-type protein 1 isoform X1, with translation MKKSMDLKTLWDRASKKSKIASTSTTKPAPIGVESRSRNQGSPSPSDGLQVVPEDDESGDDESIASNAKQLQAEAEALYLSRLKTSVQCLRFILQQGLPVHGHLENEGNAGNFLELVDWLAESVEEVKRVGLKDAPRSSELLDQKAQEQLINACAEETTRLIIEDLGDGYFAVLVYESRDVEQQEQLALCLRYVGTKGMAVERFLGIVGVEDTTPLTIKTTIQNLLTAHSLSFSRVRGLGYDGACAMKGYHNALKKIIVDEFPSAYYVNCFAHQLQVNMVAVAKQNVHGGWFFYHLQYLMDFLVMCCEKIRMLGVAQAEYIIETFELEETEAEYGLDRESLGTPCDTPRGSRYENVMHVISLYPAIWEILCTTGDKHNGIKSLQAQQVSYAFETFEFVFIAHLLQTIFEYTDDLCSALQKRDQDIVNAINLVSMTKKRLQLLREDGEWESFLQKVTSFCVKHDIELVDMDGSYDPIGRSPKFYEKATNLHYYHVDMFLDVIDSQVRELDGMFDEVNMELLICMAAFNPADSFAAYEEEKQVKLAHFYPEDFSQSELLHLPFQLSNFVDDLRLDERFREVKTLAELSIKLVETRKDRVYNIVYRLLRLVLILPVATGSDERDLSSVNYVNNKAVNKLSEQCANDCLVTCLERETFEQVKDDAIISRFRAVNNR, from the coding sequence ATGAAGAAGAGCATGGATTTGAAAACGTTGTGGGATAGAGCTTCCAAGAAAAGCAAGATTGCCTCCACCTCGACGACAAAACCCGCACCGATTGGAGTTGAAAGCCGGTCTCGGAACCAAGGCAGCCCTTCCCCATCAGATGGGCTGCAGGTGGTACCGGAGGATGATGAATCTGGTGACGACGAGTCCATTGCTTCAAATGCTAAGCAGTTGCAGGCCGAGGCTGAGGCTCTATATCTGTCCCGTTTGAAAACTTCAGTCCAGTGCCTGAGGTTCATCTTGCAGCAAGGCTTGCCAGTCCATGGACATCTTGAAAATGAAGGTAATGCAGGGAATTTTCTTGAGCTTGTGGATTGGCTGGCAGAGAGTGTTGAAGAAGTTAAAAGGGTGGGTCTGAAGGATGCTCCAAGAAGCAGCGAGCTGTTGGACCAAAAGGCACAGGAGCAACTCATCAACGCTTGTGCCGAAGAAACTACTAGGCTCATCATTGAAGACCTTGGTGATGGTTATTTCGCGGTGCTTGTTTATGAATCTCGCGATGTGGAACAACAGGAACAATTGGCCCTTTGCCTGCGTTATGTTGGTACAAAAGGAATGGCCGTGGAAAGGTTCCTCGGCATCGTCGGAGTTGAAGACACTACCCCTTTGACAATTAAAACAACAATTCAGAATCTTCTTACGGCACACTCTTTGAGCTTTTCTAGGGTCCGTGGGCTGGGATATGATGGTGCTTGTGCCATGAAGGGTTATCATAATGCTTTGAAGAAAATAATTGTGGACGAGTTCCCTTCTGCTTATTATGTCAATTGCTTTGCCCATCAACTTCAGGTAAATATGGTTGCTGTTGCTAAGCAGAATGTTCATGGCGGTTGGTTCTTTTATCACCTTCAATATTTGATGGATTTTCTTGTGATGTGCTGTGAAAAGATACGAATGCTTGGAGTAGCTCAAGCTGAGTATATCATCGAAACATTTGAACTGGAAGAAACTGAAGCTGAATATGGTCTTGATCGAGAGAGCCTGGGAACGCCCTGTGACACTCCTCGGGGATCCCGCTATGAAAATGTGATGCATGTTATCTCTTTATATCCTGCAATTTGGGAAATTCTCTGTACGACTGGGGATAAGCATAATGGCATAAAATCACTACAGGCTCAACAGGTGTCTTATGCATTCGAGACATTTGAGTTTGTCTTTATAGCGCACTTGCTGCAAACTATATTTGAGTATACAGATGACTTATGCAGTGCTTTGCAAAAGAGGGATCAAGATATTGTTAATGCTATCAATCTTGTTAGCATGACAAAGAAACGGTTGCAGTTACTGCGGGAAGATGGTGAGTGGGAAAGTTTTCTTCAGAAGGTCACCTCTTTTTGTGTGAAACATGACATCGAACTTGTGGACATGGATGGTTCGTATGACCCGATCGGGAGATCTCCAAAGTTCTACGAAAAGGCCACGAATCTTCATTACTACCACGTTGACATGTTTTTGGATGTCATTGATAGTCAAGTTCGAGAACTTGATGGCATGTTTGATGAGGTCAACATGGAGTTACTGATTTGCATGGCAGCATTCAATCCCGCCGACTCGTTTGCTGCTTATGAGGAGGAAAAGCAGGTTAAGCTTGCCCACTTTTATCCCGAGGATTTTTCACAGTCTGAGTTGTTGCATCTTCCCTTCCAACTTTCAAACTTCGTTGATGATCTGCGTCTAGACGAAAGGTTTAGAGAAGTGAAGACTCTTGCGGAGCTTTCTATCAAGCTTGTCGAAACAAGGAAGGACCGTGTTTACAATATTGTGTACAGGCTTCTCAGGTTGGTGCTGATCCTTCCTGTAGCAACCGGCAGTGATGAGAGGGACCTATCTTCAGTGAATTACGTGAACAATAAGGCGGTGAACAAGCTATCGGAGCAATGCGCGAATGATTGCCTGGTTACATGTCTTGAGCGTGAAACCTTTGAGCAGGTGAAGGACGATGCCATCATATCTCGCTTCCGAGCTGTGAATAACCGCTAG
- the LOC123122091 gene encoding probable prefoldin subunit 5 produces the protein MASPARIDVDKLSVEQLKALKEQTDLEVNLLQDSLSKIRTAATRLENATAALHELSLHPQGKKLLVPLTASLYVPGTLDDAEKVLVDVGTGYYIEKTMTQGKEYCERKINLLKSNFDELLEMATKKKSIADEMGMFLQAKLRQASPSSSS, from the exons ATGGCGAGCCCCGCGCGCATCGACGTGGATAAGCTGAGCGTGGAGCAGCTTAAGGCGCTCAAGGAGCAGACCGATCTGGAGGTCAATCTCCTCCAGGACAGCCTATCCAAGATCCGcaccgccgccacccgcctcgaGAACGCCACGGCCGCCCTCCACGAGCTCTCCCTCCACCCCCAAG GGAAGAAGCTGCTCGTGCCGCTCACGGCGTCCCTCTATGTACCCGGCACGCTCGACGACGCCGAGAAGGTCCTCGTCGACGTTGGCACCGGCTACTACATTGAG AAAACTATGACTCAAGGAAAAGAATACTGTGAAAGGAAAATTAATTTGCTGAAGTCCAACTTCGATGAACTACTTGAG ATGGCGACCAAAAAGAAGAGCATAGCAGACGAAATGGGCATGTTTCTGCAAGCCAAGCTGAGGCAGGCATCACCGAGCTCGAGTTCGTGA